In one window of Phalacrocorax aristotelis chromosome W, bGulAri2.1, whole genome shotgun sequence DNA:
- the LOC142049345 gene encoding mesoderm induction early response protein 3-like isoform X3 has protein sequence MPLEDLLAFYGYEPTIPVMAGSSADSSPSELADELPDMTLDKEEIAKDLLSGDDEETQSSADDLTPSVTSHEATDFFPRPLRSNTTCDGVKESDGEDIEADNGNSSEDLRKEIMVGSQYQAEIPPYLGRYSDNEKAYEDEDHLLWKPDVISESKVKEYLFETSLRTGNENMIGRIPEGLHTRDNEQALYELLKSSHNVKAAIERYCSNGKASQEEMTAWTEEECRSFEHALLIYGKDFHLIQKNKVRTRTVAECVAFYYMWKKSERYDYFAQQTRFGKKRYNHHPGVTDYMDRLVDEAEALGGAVHSSALTSNTRTETIPDQQLSILNSIAANELTALTNSVATACHTSDVNCLDDAFPPIDSLPRAPVNHVPVGTEELLNLPSNGEGDCFNLFETGFYHSELNQMNMCSEETERPAKRLKMGIAVPESFMNDVSVNNLGVDFENHTHHITSAKMAVSVADFSSLSANETNGFINTHALHQHAALHSE, from the exons GAAGAAATAGCTAAAGACCTCTTGTCGGGTGATGATGAAGAAACACAGTCCTCTGCTGATGACTTGACACCATCAGTTACTTCACATGAGGCTACTGACTTCTTTCCTCGGCCATTAAGAT CAAACACTACATGTGATGGAGTTAAGGAATCAGATGGTGAAGACATAGAGGCAGACAATGGTAATTCATCTGAAGATTTGAGAAAG GAAATAATGGTTGGTTCACAGTATCAGGCTGAAATTCCACCTTACCTTGGCAGATACAGTGATAATGAAAAGG cCTATGAAGATGAAGACCATTTACTTTGGAAACCTGATGTGATCTCAGAAAGTAAAGTTAAAGAATACCTTTTTGAAACCTCCTTAAgaacaggaaatgaaaacatgattGGCAGAATTCCTGAAGGACTACATACACGGGACAATGAACAA gCGCTATATGAACTTCTCAAAAGTAGCCATAATGTTAAAGCAGCAATTGAGAGATACTGCTCAAATGGAAAGGCATCTCAGG AAGAGATGACAGCATGGACAGAAGAAGAATGCAGAAGCTTTGAACATGCACTTCTGATTTATGGAAAAGACTTTCATCTCATACAGAAAAACAAG GTAAGAACCAGAACAGTTGCTGAGTGCGTGGCTTTCTATTACATGTGGAAGAAGTCAGAACGTTATGATTACTTTGCTCAGCAAACAAGATTTGGAAAGAAGAGATATAACCATCATCCAGGAGTTAC GGACTACATGGATCGTTTGGTAGATGAAGCAGAAGCCCTTGGTGGAGCAGTACATTCTTCAGCCTTAACATCTAATACTCGAACAGAAACCATTCCTGATCAACAGCTAAGCATTCTGAACTCTATCGCTGCCAATGAGTTGACAG CATTGACAAACAGTGTAGCTACAGCCTGCCACACTTCAGATGTGAACTGCCTGGATGATGCCTTTCCTCCTATAGACAGCTTACCCCGAGCACCAGTTAATCATGTGCCTGTTGGAACAGAAGAATTGCTTAACTTGCCTAGCAATGGTGAAGGtgattgttttaatttatttgagaCTGGCTTTTATCATTCAGAGCTAAACCAAATGAACATGTGCAGTGAGGAGACGGAAAGACCTGCGAAGAGATTGAAAATGGGAATTGCTGTCCCAGAATCTTTCATGAATGATGTCTCTGTAAATAACCTTGGTGTGGACTTTGAGAACCACACACACCATATTACCAGTGCCAAAATGGCTGTTTCAGTGGCTGACTTCAGCAGTCTATCTGCAAATGAGACAAATGGTTTTATCAACACCCATGCTCTTCACCAACATGCTGCCCTTCACTCAGAATGA